A portion of the Cryptomeria japonica chromosome 5, Sugi_1.0, whole genome shotgun sequence genome contains these proteins:
- the LOC131057622 gene encoding taxane 10-beta-hydroxylase-like, with protein sequence MEYSVESIPLVLTVCSSFLAFIIFFLIEKTLQLRGQKNLPPGNLGLPLIGQTIEFLRAHKSNTGKDWIKEKVKKYGPVFKTSLMGCPTVVLTGQEGNRFVFESDESTITNKQRISVSRIIRKKNILELTGEDHKRMRGAIMQFLKSEALQKLIACDPKERQILGTDFSEAIKGVWSFPLDLPGTTFRSGLNARSRICKRLSSLLQVRREELQKGKSSPDKDLMSTMLTMTEENVKI encoded by the exons ATGGAGTATTCAGTAGAGAGTATTCCATTGGTTCTCACTGTGTGTTCCAGTTTTCTTGCATTCATAATATTTTTCCTGATAGAAAAGACATTACAACTACGGGGACAAAAGAATCTTCCTCCTGGAAATCTGGGCCTCCCTCTGATAGGCCAGACCATTGAATTCCTTAGAGCCCACAAATCCAACACAGGCAAGGACTGGATAAAAGAAAAGGTCAAAAAATATGGCCCCGTCTTCAAAACTTCCTTAATGGGTTGCCCCACTGTCGTGCTCACCGGCCAAGAGGGTAATCGTTTTGTGTTTGAAAGTGACGAAAGTACCATTACTAACAAGCAGCGAATATCTGTTTCCAGGATTATTCGAAAGAAAAACATTCTAGAACTCACTGGAGAAGATCACAAGCGGATGAGAGGTGCAATCATGCAGTTCCTCAAATCCGAAGCGTTGCAAAAACTT ATTGCTTGTGACCCCAAAGAGAGACAAATACTGGGCACTGATTTCAGTGAAGCTATTAAGGGCGTGTGGTCTTTTCCCTTGGATTTACCTGGAACAACCTTTCGTTCTGGCTTGAATGCTCGCTCTAGAATATGTAAACGTTTGTCATCTTTATTACAAGTGAGGAGGGAGGAATTGCAAAAAGGAAAGTCTTCCCCTGATAAGGATTTAATGTCAACCATGCTGACCATGACGGAAGAAAATGTCAAGATTTAA